Proteins encoded in a region of the Esox lucius isolate fEsoLuc1 chromosome 9, fEsoLuc1.pri, whole genome shotgun sequence genome:
- the LOC105006319 gene encoding zinc finger protein 436-like: MNSLNPSPSAKEKEVRWTEKQGLWLNIVVKEEEEEEAVTVNGDDEGFRVKEEDAVFGVEEEDISVTLKEEEEETENLINIRETPEEPETSEQTRKHHCSHCGKRFNQLGDLRKHERIHTGEKPHQCSQCGQFFTWLQNLKQHQRVHTGEKPYQCSQCEKTFTRLAHLKEHKIVHTGEKPFHCPQCGKSFTRLGILKQHERTHTEEKPYDCSQCGKSFSLTKYLKEHEKTHTGEKPGEKIFLCSQCGKSFTQSTHLKSHERTHTGEKPYECSFCGRGFSQSSCLKKHERIHTGEKPYKCSHCGKSFTRLDYLKSHNRTHARKKLKQNKERCDQ; encoded by the exons ATGAATTCACTAAACCCCTCTCCTTCTGCCAAAGAAAAGGAGGTACGCTGGACAGAAAAACAGGGTCTTTGGCTTAATATTGTGgtgaaagaagaggaggaagaggaggctgtTACGGTGAACGGAGACGACGAAGGGTTCAGAGTGAAAGAAGAGGATGCCGTTTTCGGGGTGGAGGAAGAAGACATTTCTGTTACAttgaaagaggaagaagaggagactGAGAATCTTATTAACATCA GAGAGACACCTGAGGAGCCAGAGACGTCCGAACAGACGAGAAAACATCACTGTTCCCACTGTGGAAAGAGATTTAACCAGTTAGGGGACCTAAGAAAACATGAGAGaatacatacaggagagaagcctcaCCAATGCTCACAGTGTGGACAATTTTTTACCTGGTTACAGAATCTGAAACAGCATCAGAGagtacatacaggagagaagccttaccaATGCTCTCAGTGTGAAAAGACTTTTACCAGGTTAGCACACCTGAAAGAACATAAAATCGTgcacacaggagaaaagcctTTTCACTGCCCCCAGTGCGGGAAGAGCTTTACTAGGTTAGGGATCCTTAAACAGCAtgagaggacacacacagaggaaaagCCCTATGACTGCTCCCAGTGTGGAAAGAGCTTTTCCTTAACAAAGTACCTGAAAGAGCATGAAAAAACACATACAGGTGAAAAACCTGGAGAGAAGATTTTCCTTTGCTCCCAGTGCGGAAAGAGTTTTACCCAATCAACACACTTAAAATCACATGAGAGAACGCATACAGGAGAAAAGCCCTACGAATGCTCCTTTTGCGGAAGAGGTTTCTCTCAATCAAGTTGTCTAAAGAAACATGAGAGaatacatacaggagagaagccttacaaATGTTCCCactgtggaaagagttttaCTCGGTTAGATTACTTAAAATCACATAACAGAACACACGCAAGAAAGAAACTAAAGCAGAATAAAGAACGCTGTGACCAGTAA
- the LOC105006318 gene encoding zinc finger protein 239-like, with the protein LFQLRNVTFPEGTHSIEKAFQCYHCGKSFLQYWSLKSHEQTHSVEKPFQCSKCGSSFPRFGSLKRHERTHTSEKPYKCSHCLQRFTQSSYLKYHERIHTQEETFQCCQCGKGFIRFASLKLHERIHYIEKPFKCCQCGKGFTRFGSLKLHERIHTGEKPFKCSQCGKSFARSAILKNHERTHTREKPYNCIHCGQRFIQFSHLKCHERIHMQEKPFHCS; encoded by the coding sequence TTATTTCAGTTAAGAAATGTGACATTTCCTGAGGGAACACACTCCATAGAGAAAGCTTTTCAATGCTATCATTGTGGAAAGAGTTTTCTGCAGTATTGGAGCCTGAAATCACATGAGCAAACACACTCTGTAGAGAAGCCTTTCCAATGCTCCAAATGTGGAAGTAGTTTTCCCAGGTTTGGCAGCCTCAAACGGCATGAGAGgacacacacaagtgaaaaGCCCTACAAATGCTCTCACTGTTTACAGAGATTTACCCAGTCATCGTATTTGAAATATCATGAGAGAATTCACACGCAAGAAGAAACATTCCAGTGCTGTCAGTGCGGAAAGGGCTTTATCAGGTTTGCGAGCTTGAAACTGCACGAGAGAATACACTACATAGAGAAACCTTTCAAATGCTGTCAGTGTGGAAAGGGTTTTACTAGGTTTGGGAGCCTGAAACTGCATGAGAGAATacacacaggggagaaaccaTTCAAATGCTCccaatgtggaaagagttttgcCAGGTCAGCGATCCTGAAAAATCATGAAAGGACACACACTAGGGAAAAGCCCTACAACTGCATTCATTGTGGACAGAGATTTATACAGTTTTCTCATCTGAAATGTCATGAGAGAATACACATGCAAGAGAAACCATTTCACTGTTCTTAG
- the LOC105006308 gene encoding CD5 antigen-like: MPGGVRLVGGDSRCAGEVEWYYHGEWRIVGTSDDNSYRTDASAVVCRQMRCGSSVSVIPGNTTREPGVSCFGTESALRECGIDKDSILNVTLSSFTVICSVQPDIYLTDSMGGVFRGHQEPEMFRGSNFTITCSTQPQYPGGSFLLTFIGSNRTQTQTQPAVNHSAVFLFSAADDSHQGNYRCVYYNYVFSHNFYCESQLLFLTVTRTDDVRLVGGDSHCAGEVEWYYHGEWRIVGTVDMNSFRKRVAAVVCRQLGCGSTVSISPPAKRIHGTGCQCSGSEPRLRNCLTRLATNLFSLSVVCSDHQGAGESE, translated from the exons A TGCCTGGTGGTGTGAGGCTGGTGGGCGGAGACAGTCGTTGTGCTGGTGAAGTGGAGTGGTACTATCATGGAGAGTGGAGGATTGTGGGAACTTCTGACGATAACAGTTATAGGACAGATGCATCTGCAGTTGTGTGTAGACAGATGCGTTGTGGCTCCAGTGTTTCAGTCATACCTGGAAACACCACTAGAGAGCCTGGAGTTTCCTGTTTTGGGACTGAGTCTGCACTGAGGGAATGTGGGATAGATAAGGATTCTATTCTAAATGTTACTTTGTCTTCATTCACAGTTATCTGCTCAG TCCAGCCTGATATCTACCTGACTGACTCAATGGGAGGGGTCTTTAGGGGCCACCAGGAGCCTGAGATGTTCAGGGGCTCCAACTTCACCATCACCTGCTCCACTCAGCCACAGTACCCAGGAGGCTCCTTCCTCCTCACGTTCATCGGCTCCAACAGaacccagacccagacccagcCAGCTGTCAATCACTCAGCTGTCTTCCTCTTCTCTGCTGCAGACGACTCCCACCAAGGAAACTACAGATGTGTTTATTACAATTATGTTTTCTCTCATAACTTCTACTGTGAGAGtcagctcctcttcctcaccgTCACAA gGACTGATGATGTGAGGCTGGTGGGTGGAGATAGTCACTGTGCTGGTGAAGTGGAGTGGTACTATCATGGAGAGTGGAGGATTGTGGGAACTGTGGACATGAACAGTTTCAGGAAGCGAGTAGCTGCTGTAGTTTGTAGACAGTTGGGTTGTGGTTCTACTGTTTCAATATCCCCACCTGCAAAGAGAATTCATGGGACTGGATGTCAATGCTCTGGGTCTGAGCCTCGACTGAGGAACTGTCTCACTCGGTTGGCTACGAACTTGTTTTCATTGTCTGTGGTCTGCTCAG ACCACCAGGGGGCAGGAGAGAGTGAATAG
- the LOC105006320 gene encoding zinc finger protein 79-like, with protein sequence MLVQPAHPHPQPPGPTNSSPSSASRSNQLIPILSLQVQPTHPHPQPPGRRSYSQSDSGRSTSEGPDPETSKSARQHHCSQCGKSFCWLNSLKRHVRKHTGKPYKCSKCVMGFNELGLLKDHRETHNEEKAYHCSQCGKRFNRLRHLKDHERSHTGEKPYNCSQCEKCFRHSGSLKVHSMTHTGEKSHHCPQCGKSFSHLGSLKMHERTHTEQKPYHCSICRSSFNQFVHLKLHLRIHTGEMPYQCSQCENNYFSSGALKKHERTHCRVVEIHFHDQGNN encoded by the exons ATGTTG GTCCAACCAGCTCATCCCCATCCTCAGCCTCCAGGTCCAACCAACTCATCCCCATCCTCAGCCTCCAGGTCCAACCAACTCATCCCCATCCTCAGCCTCCAGGTCCAACCAACTCATCCCCATCCTCAGCCTCCAG GAAGGAGATCATACTCACAGTCTGACAGCGGTAGGAGTACTTCAGAGGGACCAGACCCAGAGACATCCAAATCAGCAAGACAACACCACTGCTCccaatgtggaaagagtttttgTTGGTTAAACAGCCTGAAACGACATGTaagaaaacacacagggaaGCCTTACAAATGCTCCAAGTGTGTGATGGGTTTTAATGAGttagggcttcttaaagaccATAGGGAAACACACAATGAAGAGAAGGCTTACCACTGCTCCCAGTGTGGGAAGAGATTTAACCGATTAAGGCATCTGAAAGACCACGAGAGATcacacacaggggagaaacctTATAACTGCTCCCAGTGTGAAAAATGTTTTAGACATTCAGGATCTCTAAAAGTGCAttcaatgacacacacaggagagaagtcACACCACTGCCCccaatgtggaaagagttttagCCATTTGGGGAGCCTGAAAATGCAtgaaagaacacacacagagcagaagCCCTATCACTGCTCCATATGTAGAAGTAGTTTTAACCAGTTTGTGCACCTGAAATTACACCTGAGAATACATACTGGAGAAATGCCCTACCAATGCTCCcaatgtgaaaataattatttctcttCAGGGGcacttaaaaagcatgaaaGAACACACTGTAGAGTtgtggaaatacattttcatgatcAGGGAAATAATTGA
- the LOC114839786 gene encoding zinc finger protein 691-like produces the protein MTSMSYSPDKEEKVFWTEKVPLVKEENEEEAVTVKKEIEGEAVTVKEKELKVEHEHAFRVKEEENVILKETDVVVKEENKEEKEEAVVAVKEEGEITVSLTEEEDQEKEENAGFEGKVGEITVTLTEEKEEESEHLIDIRDRPYSLNPGQETSNPVRPKQCSHCGMGFSRLRDLKSHERTHIGVTPHPCSQCGKAFTNFGNLKNHERKHTEERKSFHCCQCGKGFTQLGSLKTHQRLHSGETPYHCNQCGMTFTWLGSLKSHERTHTGQKPYQCDLCGKSFAHLGNLSSHERTHTGWDKTYHCSQCGESFIRLRHLRKHERIHAQEEVYHCSHCGKIFSRSEDLKSHERIEKLCSDLSF, from the exons ATGACCTCAATGAGCTACTCCCCTGATAAAGAAGAGAAGGTCTTCTGGACGGAGAAAGTACCGCTTGTGAAAGAGGAGAATGAAGAGGAGGCTGTTACagttaaaaaagaaatagaagGCGAGGCTGTTACAGTGAAGGAGAAAGAACTAAAAGTAGAACACGAACACGCCTTCAGAGTGAAGGAAGAGGAGAACGTTATTCTGAAGGAAACGGACGTTGTTGTGAAAGAAGAAAacaaggaggagaaagaggaagcCGTTGTTGCagtgaaggaggagggagagattaCTGTCTCATTGACAGAAGAGGAGGAccaagagaaagaggagaatgCAGGTTTTGAAGGGAAGGTGGGGGAGATCACTGTCACATTGACagaagaaaaagaggaggagagtgaaCATCTGATCGACATCA GAGATAGGCCGTACTCCTTGAATCCGGGGCAGGAGACGTCCAATCCAGTGAGACCCAAACAGTGCTCCCACTGTGGAATGGGTTTCAGTCGGTTGCGCGACCTTAAAAGCCATGAGAGAACACACATTGGAGTGACCCCTCACCCCTGCTCTCAGTGTGGAAAGGCTTTCACCAATTTTGGGAACCTCAAAAATCATGAGCGAAAACACACCGAAGAGAGGAAGTCCTTTCACTGCTGTCAGTGTGGAAAAGGGTTCACCCAGTTAGGAAGCCTGAAAACGCATCAGAGGTTACACTCTGGAGAGACACCTTACCACTGCAACCAATGCGGAATGACATTCACCTGGCTAGGGAGCCTGAAATCACAtgagaggacacacacaggacaaaAGCCCTACCAATGTGACTTGTGTGGAAAGAGTTTTGCCCATTTAGGAAACCTGTCTTCTCATGAGAGAACTCACACAGGATGGGATAAGACGTATCACTGCTCCCAATGTGGGGAAAGCTTCATCCGGTTGAGGCACCTGCGTAAGCACGAGAGGATACATGCACAGGAGGAGGTGTACCACTGCTCTCATTGTGGAAAGATATTTTCCCGGTCAGAGGACCTGAAATCACATGAGAGAATAGAGAAGCTATGTTCTGACTTAAGTTTttaa